TGATTTGAGGAGATTACAGACATTAACCTCTACGAAAGAAATTGATACGGACAAACTCTCCCAAGTAGTTTCGTGGCTCGACTCGAGTAAAGAAAAAGCGGATTCCACAAAATTCCACCACTGGGAACTTGTATTCCCCGAAGTACTCGGTCCAAATCCAATACGAAACGGATTTGACTTTATCCTCGGAAACCCTCCTTGGCTCAAACAAGAATGGCAAGAAGCCGCCGTTCTAAATGGTATCGACCCGATCCTAGGTGTGCGAGGTGGTAAGAGCGCGGACTACAATAAAGAAAGAAAAAAAATCCTTTCCAAAAACCAAACATACTACTTCCAAGAACTCACCCGAAACGCAGGCGAAAGTGCCTTTCTAAATAGTGCTAGAAATTATGTACTACTCAAAAAAATCCAAACCAATCTCTATAAAAATTTTCTAGTAAAAAGCTGGGAACTCCTTACCCCAAAAGGAGTAGGAGCACTCCTTCACCCGACTAACGTATTCGACGACCCCAACGGAGGAAAACTCAGAGAAGAATACTACCCAAGATTAAAAAAACACTTTCAATTTGTAAATGAAATCCAATTATTTGCAGACGTTCATCATATTACTAAATATGCCATTAATATTTACAAAGGTGGAACAAGTGAAATTAATATTCAAACACTGTTCAATTTATTTCATCCTAAAACAATCCTAGAATCCAAAAATACATTTTCTAAATCAACTAACGTTCCTGGAATCAAAACGAAAGATGGAAATTGGGAAGTAAAAGGTCATCCAGATCGAATGGTTCTTATCACGGAAAAAGAATTGAAAGTACTCCACGATCTATTCGGGGGCGAAAGCCTGTTATCCACCAAACTTCCCCAAATCCACGCTCGTCCCCTTTTAGAAGTATTGGAAATAGTGGGTAAGGCAGATAAGACGATTGGAGATTTAAAAGAGGAATCTTTTTCTACAGAGATGTACCATGAATCCAATTCTCAAAGAGATGGGATTTTACAGAGACAGGACAAACCTTCCTTCCAACCTAAAAAACCGGAAGAGTTGGTGTTAGTCGGTCCATTAGTGTTTGTGGGTAATCCGTTGTATGGCTCTGCGTATTCCAATTGTTCACACAACAATGCGTTTGACGATATAGACCTCACAGAAATTTCCGAAACGTTTCTTCCCCGAAGTCCCTACAAACCTTTGCGAAAAGAGCCGTTTCTAGTGACAATGGGAAATAAAAAAGTAGATGTAAAAGAATTCTATCGAATTGCTTGGAGAAGTATGGCAGCAATTTCAGGAGAAAGAACTATGATGAGTTCTATCATTCCGAAAGATTTAAGTCATATTGACCCAATTTATGATGAGTATATTAAAAATAATAAATTACAACTCAATTAATTGCAGGAATTCTTCTTAAGATTGTGATTTTTTAGTTAGATTTACTGGAGTTGATGATATTAGATTTTCCAGTATAACTCATATCCCACAGATCACTAACGATACGATCAATCAGTTGATTGTTCATCGGGCTTTGCGGTTGAATTGTTTGACTTCGTTTTATGCGGAGCTTTGGGAGGAGTTGAGTATTGGGATTCAGAAGGATTCTTTTTTCTTAGAGGATGATCGTCTGGTGTTTGCCTTTGAATCTCCTTGGAAGAAATTAAACGGTGGGAAAAAGGAAGCTAAGTGGGATTGGCATAGTCCTTTACGGAGTGATTTTGCAAGAAGGCTTGCGATGCTGGAATTGGATGTGCTCGTCGCGAAAGGGTTTGGTCTTAGCCTATCGCATTTGCAACTCATCTACGAATTGCAATTTCCCGTCCTCCAACAATACGAACGTGTGGATGAATACGATTCGCGAGGTAGAAGATTACCCAATACTTCCAGAAAAGATCCGGGCGGCAAAGAAATGAGAGAAGCCCGCAAACAACGAGAAGAATATATCGCAAGCGGCAAACAAAAAGGTTCCGACCCAATCGAAATCATCTACCCCATCGACGGTGGAACTCGAACCACGAAAAAAGTTTTTTATCCTCCGTTTAGTAAAGTGGATCGGGTTTGGGAATACGAGAAGATTTGGGCGGAAATGGAGAAGAGGATTTAAGAGGTTAGCCACGAATGGCACGAATTTTCACGAATGGGTTTTGGTTTTGGTTTTTTCTTTGAAAAAACTATTGGTGAAAATTCGTGCCATTCGTGGCTAAAAAAAAAGAGGGTTTGATGAAAATTGGTGTTATTGGTCCTAATACGAGCATTTGCTCTGATGAATTGTATGAATTTGGAAGAAAGATTGGGGAATGTTTAGCAGAAATGCAAGCGACAATTCTCTGCGGTGGTATGGGAGGTTTTATGGAGTCTGTATGCAGAGGTGCAAAAGAATCCAAGAATACTTATAATGGACAAACAATCGGAATTCTACCTGGAGAAGATGACTCACAAGCAAACCCATACATTGATATATCTATTTCAACAGGAATGGGGATCGCGAGAAATATTATCATTGTAAATTCTTCTGAACTTTTAATCGCAGGTGGAGGAGGAGCAGGAACGTTATCCGAAATAGCCTTTGCCTGGCAAAAGGGGAAAACGGTGTTATGCCTACAAGGCTTTGGTGGATGGTCGGAAGAATTGGCAGGGAGAGATTTGGACAAAAGAAAAAAAAATCTTCTTGTTTCAATAGAAACAATAGAGAATCTTCACGCATTTATAAAAAATTATCCTAAGAGGTAAAGTGATGAAAGTATTAATTACTGGTGGGGCTGGATTTATTGGAAAAGCTTTGGTTAAAGCTTTAAGCAAACACTATGAAGTTGTAGTTTATGATAAAGTCGAATCTGATAATTATAAGGATCAGAGTAATTTTATTGCAGGTGATATATTAGATAAAGATAAATTGCTTAAGAGTGCACAGGGCTGTGAATTTATTTTTCATTTTGCAGGATTATTAGGTACGCATGAATTAATAGATGATGTTTTTAATTCAGTGAAAGTGAATATATTAGGAACAATTAATGTTTTAGATGTTGCTAAGGATACCAATGCGAAGTTATTATTTGCCTCTAAACCGAATGTATGGAGGAATACATACTCTATAACTAAAAGTACTTGCGAAGAATTTATCCAAATGTATAGAGAAAACTTTCATCTGGAAGCAGTTATTGTAAAGTTTTTCAATGTATATGGACCGGGACAATTATTATTTCACGAAATCAATTATAGAAAATATATTCCTCATGTTATACTAGACGCATTAAAAAACGAACCGATAAATATTTACGGAAATGGGGAACAAACAGTAGATTTAGTTCATACTACTGATACCGTAAATGCTTGTCTTGCTATTGTAAGGAATTGGGAAAAATCGGAAGGAAAAACTTTTGAAGTGGGAAAGGATGAAATTGTTCTAAATGATCTTACAGAATTAATCATTCAGCTAACAAATAGCAAATCCATTGTAAAAAAACTTCCCATGAGAAAAGGAGAAATTCCCGAAACAAAACTAAAGGCTAATACTCGTTTGCTAAAAGAAGTTACCGGATTCCAGCCCTCCATAGATTTGAAAGAAGGATTAATGGAAACCATTGATTGGTATAAAGGCAATTATCTTAAATCCCATAAATAATAGGAGCGTAATATAATGAGATTTATAATTCCAATATCTTACTTTGAAAATGATGGAAGTAGCAAAATTTTAGAAGTAGATATTAGAAAACAGAATAGCCTAATTCGACTAGAGTATACTCCCGAGATCCAAAAGATACTTCCTTCAAAAGGCTTTACAAGAATTGATTGGAGTTCCAATCGTAAGCTTTTTTACGTTAGTGGTTTTAATGAGATTTTACTTCTTGAACCAAAAAAATTT
This sequence is a window from Leptospiraceae bacterium. Protein-coding genes within it:
- a CDS encoding NAD-dependent epimerase/dehydratase family protein → MKVLITGGAGFIGKALVKALSKHYEVVVYDKVESDNYKDQSNFIAGDILDKDKLLKSAQGCEFIFHFAGLLGTHELIDDVFNSVKVNILGTINVLDVAKDTNAKLLFASKPNVWRNTYSITKSTCEEFIQMYRENFHLEAVIVKFFNVYGPGQLLFHEINYRKYIPHVILDALKNEPINIYGNGEQTVDLVHTTDTVNACLAIVRNWEKSEGKTFEVGKDEIVLNDLTELIIQLTNSKSIVKKLPMRKGEIPETKLKANTRLLKEVTGFQPSIDLKEGLMETIDWYKGNYLKSHK
- a CDS encoding TIGR00725 family protein, whose amino-acid sequence is MAKKKEGLMKIGVIGPNTSICSDELYEFGRKIGECLAEMQATILCGGMGGFMESVCRGAKESKNTYNGQTIGILPGEDDSQANPYIDISISTGMGIARNIIIVNSSELLIAGGGGAGTLSEIAFAWQKGKTVLCLQGFGGWSEELAGRDLDKRKKNLLVSIETIENLHAFIKNYPKR